Below is a window of Vicugna pacos chromosome 20, VicPac4, whole genome shotgun sequence DNA.
cagaggagattttaagtctctgaaaactgccatatcAGAGTATATCACAACCctcacaagatatgttgaataaagtagaaaactttaagtgactcctttaggatagaactagggtataaaagaaataatgaattaaaaattctagtgcccaaataagtgctacattacactggctgcattattaggttagacaacttcattatcactttacataccacatcttgtagttagatattatttctctttttttcctaaagaaaaaatcatttgttgagttcttgtgtcagaggtgacgagcagagagcaagtgtaaaaccgggaatcgtgatgctggtcagtctaagACCATCTCCGTCACTGCGCAGATCATCTTTACttattttactgcactttttggaatcaccttctcacttggaaaaacccctgtgtcaattggatttgttagtaaaactattctttttcttacctagaacatcagtgatgttttcaagatgataaaaaaaatttgcccagggcatttaaacagttgcttgttctcgtaattcatggctcacggtctcatatttgtcacaattggagaactatattttctttgtgcaaattctcattgctttggtgacgcagggacacgtgtccttacttGATGGAGTATGATTgttgttgtttgcattctctccctaaatctggaatcctgtgttatgtttcctgttaacttaaaaaataggaATGTTGTTATTTGCCTAAATATCTAACCTcacaccagtgatgcatatcaaattggtccaactaggaattccaatattaaatgagacagtaatttcacaacccacttttccaaaaatttggattgatggttcaattataccagggacattagctgttttaattgaatcaatcattgctttcttcaataaaattttccattccttctgctcttttggtttattgttcttcagtgtttcatttgctttctttcccaaaaatatatgattttggcttttgtcattgaaaatccttgctggttttgctacctcatgctggagagaaggcttgtgactgttttatagtcactggtttcatggttgtatgagtgcttaatgccaTCTTGCACGGGTGTGGAGACCTAATGTattgtgtacataaaaggcttagtctacactgagtgcagggttagtgttcGCAGCCCATGtcatcagtatcataattaatccattacaatcatcctctattaatcagtgttatccttctaacgtctccaggagaggaaatgttttagtctaaatgcaaatctttgcctaactttcagtcaattcaaaacctttaaagctttgctgtcaataggactgtgtgcctgctatccctacttctgctcctcctgaccctGGACGTGGTCTCCAGggctgatgatccacgagacactggattcttgatcccatggctctgtgtgttctgagacatctggagacttcagcactgttttaggggcattgggtcccacctcttcatagcattgctgagatgaggTCTGTGGGCTCACcctcattcttgagtgtacgatgcattttttctagaaccaaaACAACCCCACCGTGGCAGCACTGCTTTGACCACGTGCTGGGACAGCATGTGCTTatcagttcttgggtttaaattttctgttctaacttctaaaatggggtatattgacagatacactccatgtaaacagaagctctgtggggttttcagcaacttctaagagcataaatattcctgaagcagctaacctTCCTCCCAACCATTGAGGAGCAGGCCGGCAAGTCCTGGGTGCCTTTGGcggccaagctgtgcagcccaggctgctcactgaggcacaaggagaaaatcttaaaaacctacttccatgctgtctttcacagaatctcagaaatgaatgttttaatatctaaagaggggtgtttttttaaataaattatttatttttttcctttttcagttttattaggtagaattaatacagttcaacttcacatacacatattgcaagtaaatacatgtatagagtatactgcattttttagtttacatatatgtacaaattattgtttctaagaacagattagagctttagattttttaaattacagttaccagaggaataaggacatctagaaaagaataataaacagaatatggtaatccaatcacaaaggaaagtcagatgtgcttacatatattcaagaaatcaaaataatatttagttcatttgtggtcttattattattgctattaattttagattccccataaatgaagtcatgtggcatttttctttctctttccaccccacttcacttagaatgacagacttcaggtccatccatgttgctgcaaatggcatcttttatggctgagtagtagtccattgtatatatgtatcacctcatctttatccagtcatgtgctgatggacatttgtgttgtttctaacttccttgttctatgtcccttctggcaacaattatggattttaaatattttccaccttaaaatccttcctgaaggagatgtggtaactggaatcaaaaacaatTACAGCACAGGGTcgtgtgtgatgggccctgggggcttggtagaaaggttggcagaaaggatttcagattctgatcaaatgattcctcctcttgtagccctgctgaccgcCTCTCTCACGGTCTGCCCTAGaagtctgaccagtcccttctgtgaatcctactgtattgtgcacaaattttgTTCAATTGCtgtcatccagcagggaccttaagtgagggacccaagctcctgtgttggtttcttccatcagcccttaacttccttgggagccaggactgtctcattgccccaaggatccctaatgcctagtgagatgcctgatacagctggtacttaacgagcacatcggtcaaatggaaaaacctgaacaaagaaaaggccctcatttttcagacatgcctacttgagtacatagggtaaaacgacatgtcttcttggatttgctgtcaaatagtttaacaaaggacaaataaaagaacaaaggtctgaataaaggaaatatggaaaagtttgtgaattccttaatctgggtgatgggcttattgtactatacttactgacggatacttaagttagtttataatgttACTGTCATTAGCTGAATAGCAAGTATTAATACGtattaattgaaatccttagaactgaccaaacttaccccacacaaaatcaTTAATATCCTAGTAGtttgtcttacagaaatcttttcccgcaaagacaggaaaaaagggaaaggtagatccgtgcagtatttccaagttgtcaaaagaccaaagtccgacacaaaagaagagattgtagaaaagataaaaaggctgaaatcaatgtccggaaaacctagctacgaatcctaaatggcccaacttaactaacctcagcactgctgcatcaagaatggggcaaataacacctagtggatttttttaataaataaataatgatccagttcctaccacaggcaattataaTAAGACTGAGTACAAGTTCTAACAACAAATattgtacaaatcataatttctacttgattcaaactgaTTCTtcttataaaatttgaatctttttattcttatgacagatttgtggcatatgacctagtgataaaattttcaactggcttgtattaaaaaagttcaccatagtgagagtttattacatcaactattccttattgggaaacccatgtgccttgtcactctctttcataagatttcctgtggaaaattcaatccttcattcaggaaaaggctgagcaatatttctcatggaaaatcttcataaactgcaacacaagaaaatgaaaatgactgtgagcagcccgtgaagccggcagacacacacagctcaCGGCTGTGTTCCCGCCTCATCTTTgcgtaaccagcagggaaaatgtgcatttcaagaaatagacataaactcTTTttaggacctgagcacacaatttccctttcagggtttagtgggcttccatttaattctatgagaaatgtttaaaacaacagaacaactgctgagatagggtttaaagtaaattttatgtcttagtgaaaataaagccaactgatagttatcacttttactttatttgatctcactctcttactttacctccccaacctcctccacaatatggtggtgaacatcccctcctggttcAGAAGGcgaagtagaaattaccaatcacatggaggtgagctttgttgttttatttttcaaaacaaacaagtttcattcatgtgatttaataattaagatcagaaacaaagtctactcaataaatggtagccaacacatgttgtcatagctgctcatcagctttggccccacgttacacacttttacatggacatgtgccatgtgctgtcatgggaaacggtgagtggggacagggcctctactctcacagggcacacagcctggtgggggaggcggtgttcaatcattgcccttttgttttaatgtacttacaaattataggaaatgctatttaaaaagaacaaaatgagtcaatgaaagtgaaaaatacaaggacagtatttaggctgagggaagacagggaacctcttTGAAGGGCTGGCACTACACTGAGACCCAGAGGACAACTCTGatgctgcaggtgaagggcagggacacactgataaaggacTGATATCCAGAAtgtaccaaaatttctttaaactcaacaagaaggatgaataacctgattaaaaatgagcaaaacgcctgaacacacacctcatcaaagaagaaatctagatgccaaagaagtctatggaaagatgctccacagcatctgtcatcaaggggatgtagactgaaacagcgaggtatcactgcacacctgtcagaactgccaaaacgcagaacactgacagcaccgaatgctggtgacgatgtggagcatcaggaattctcatgcattgatggtgggaatgtaaaatggcccagatactttTGAAGACGGTCTGACAATTTTTTACAAAGCTAAACGTACTCCTAACACATGATCTggtaactgtgctccttggtgtttactcgacgaaatggaaacatgtccacacacaaatctgcatacagatgttaatagcagctttattcataatctccagaactcagaagcaactaagctgttcttcagtaggtgaatggataaactgtggtccagccagaaaatggactattagttggtgctaaaatgaaatgagttatcaaggcatggaaagacatggaggaaccttaaatgcatattactaagtgaaagaagccaatctgggaaggttctgcaactgtctcattccaactgtatggtgttctggggaagacaaaaccacagagactaaaagatcagtggctgtcagaggctagaggggaaggagcaatgaatgaggtgcagcatggagcattttaaggtcactaagacagattACTCTGTATAAtgatgtgatggtggatacatgtcattgcacatctgtccaaacccacagagtgcacaccaccaagtgtaaatcctagtgtcaagtatgggctctgggtgatgatgacgtgtcagtttaagttcacccattgtcacaaatgcacgctctggtgcaggtgtcaatagtgaggaggctgtggggacaaactgcagttcatacacccaatccagccccagccaccgctgttaataaagctctgtgtgtgtgtggactgtCCGGGTGCTCTGgcatctgaacagcagagctgagcagctgcaccagacatcaggaggtttgcagaccctgaaatatttactcccaagcccttgatagaaaaagtttgctgagccCTTTTCTGCACGAATcagaattcaccctgatgagacaggacagcagggcccaaaacaggcatggttaatgggactgaagcaatgttttagttccaaaacctttgctgaagtcctgcaggtccagtgacagactgtagccaggaagcgtctgcagcaGGAGTCggtagcaggccttcccgccaggctccgggatgccgggcgCCGAGCTTCACGGGGACAACCCGCTTGAAGaaggcggacttgcagtggaagccgatcaactcatagagctcggagaggaggctgcactgctgaattctctcctcggaacgctgaagcacagggagaaaagcaacaagcatctgaacgaaaCATGTAAGTGAACAAAGGCCCGGAAAAAAGGTTTTTccataaaacagagacccgatgacacaggaaggaagatgaaggctgacttcgtgcactgacgggaccggatgcagaaacacagagaagcagcgctgtgcagacgctccagaccccctccgggccacacctctccgcgttccgcctgtccttttactagaaaggcccctattccctgaaatagaggaaccttctacctaaacatgggacacagagaagggaaagaggaaaaggaagggaaagtaaagaaacaacagttcctctagaccctagggtttgggcgggactttcaccaaacacacaacctctcaaagcacagagcgcacagtgagaggctgacagtgtgactgcgacttctgctccttaaACACCAGCTCCCTGCCAGCACATGCTGTacccattactgaatcattacaatcatctcagaaactattactaccccggctcacaggcaaggaaatctgaaactcggggaggaattattatcatcctggacaatgtcccacagcccagaagtgtcagagccGCAGGCAGACCctggactaaaatgctcctcatcaccacgggccctgagcctcaggctgaggccacgtcaggtctgaacgggcccagagcacgagtttgtgggacagggaatgctcccactcgaagtgccaggccaAGAGCCTCAGGAAGCTATGTAATGAAACCAAAACCCCAAAGTCATTttcaacccactgccctgtccgggaggactgctcggcacatctgcgctgtgcacaggctgagcaaggggcccagacagtgacgtgacgtcccagtggaagtggctcggagaccacttcatcacaggacagactctcccggcttccaacgttagctctcctttccatttccaactggaaagtaagtttagaattgttttcctctcctagaaacaaagagagtggtaacatcagcaggaaactcaagactgaggaagggTCTCCTGGCCATttggaaggataggccggggagggaaaagagacagggatcagaaagacccgtgttccagtccaaagtttGCACGTCActtgctttgacagtttcctttttaatacaggtgataaaatgtaattttgattgttgggaaaactaaatgaaataacgtaagCCACTAGCATaagtgtaaaatcctccatgagtgttccagaaatggacgtgaccGTGGTTAGTTACGGTCTCCCAAGTCTTGGGTGCTAAGCCCACATCAGCCAGCCAGAGATATGCCAAAGAATGCCTCaacagccagcagccttctccaaattggaaactcacagtgtccgaagaacaggcagtggtggatgctttgggacactggaggtagcactccagtgacgactttaaaaagctggggagaattttgGGGACCACACatttcaaataaagaaaactcattccatgtctacaaacaTTCATCTCTAGCAATGATGATCCAGAGAGGAAACACATATTCTAACGTAcaccattttcccacataagtgcatcaaaacaatttggaaagaatgtaactttcttctctagatcacacagcggggactacaaggtttgtactgacagccctacttgtaaatcatctgcaaacgtaactgggtccactatcagtcatcatcatttgaagagaaggatggaaaataaCAAAGCCAAGCTAATTCgctccagtcttttgtttggttatgatgtcacagaggagacggacagctcagtaaggaaccactctgccgtgatcacggagtcGGGGAGCGGGctgggcggcaagatgtatgacgcagctgTAGCTGTGCCtgcgcttctaggcaggtacccaaagtcacctcgacaaggtgtcaaacgctTATGCCCACGTccccatcacctgacatgtatcaAGGAGCAATGAAAacctataaacggccaatacccttggtgggtgcaccgtccaaagagcaaagtcacagtttgacaactggccatcccggttccctgggattcattcttggagaaccttaaaagccactcctctgtcctcaagaaatgCTGCCTATtatcctatctttggctcagggatacagcacgttcacgtggacttcaatgtctgcacagatttgactgtctttctccaagttcacttgtccattctgaagaggcctgagttaagtccatctttcataagatcaattccctccagtgacaactcaacgggactgcaattaaaagccaactgaacaggacagtcctcagctaaaaatgtcacccacccttcactgctttcttaatctcctctcctggctaattgcaacagactaacaccaccctccaccaagttccccaactatgtcaaatagaaaataaggtccataaaagaggagacaactccatagtcacctctgaattcctagcatatagtaatgtcaataaatagaactatgattatggcttctttcctttaaaacctttcgggttatttaaatgagaccatggaagggaggtgttagGGTCCAGTATATTGATCCAGAAGACTcaggaggcctttttcggaatggctgtccacggattcattcaaaacacttctctttccgggaggagctgtgattttctgccaggagtttgtggtcactctcatgccacaACAGccttaaactaaatccttacttgggatatgttattttttcccccgtttccaaaaaattgactttccttacttccttgccttgaggaacacttcttttcctttctttctaattcactcttttgtaaagcaggattctcaggatgtgcttggccttacataagaacagccatccaactcccagtgtgagagacctcgggctcacctcctgccctcctgccagggcaactgaaacacagttcaggagccaaccggcaccccagggcttgtAAGGCTCATGTATcacccagaatccctgctttctggtttgtcttggcttctgaggatttcccctcactttcttgacaattagctgtgcagcttgaaagatgaggaaggaaggtattatttcttaatcagcattttaaggaacttgtgtaatgaaggtttccacgagtttctagaaccctccattgccgagacagaaaacacactggaaattttctaaatttagctatcatgtgcatttttctttgcttttgttttcttaactgctaacagacattttttaattaaaaaaaaataaggccccaaataggatagaaacttgaaggggcaaacaaaatttaagggcaaatacagaaaaacgataagtactctacaaagttaatagaatgcatacactatggatcagatcagcaattctcagtaacaactaattgaaacctgaccatgaggtaaaacatCTCTCCTGTcaagagatggccaacagaaaatagaattaaatcaacaaactaaaattctaagtctggcgaagTACAGAATGCTACCAGcttaatgtgtcttcttctggaaaagagggagtctcaccagctcttttctgtggagcctgggCCCACGgaaggacggtgaagtgagctctgtaagtacccaattagcaaagtcagtgatgaataaagagacgtgagctttgatgacagacatgatattactattcacttgtcctgaaAAGTAagtcttcacgttcagtgatcaatacctcggcgtccccagggattgagattataggaaaatgcccagcccgggcccagacctcctctgtcAGCTTGCGACACTGCACTTAgttgtctcaagggcacctccaacttcATCTGcacagagctgacttcacggtactcctccaatagccgtcctgcccagggcccctggtcagGGGGCaaggtctctctgcctctcccagctcaggcccatcagtcacagatgtgaatggacccctcctccagggcccaatttcctcagtcaatgagtcccaccaccctcacctgtcctaccaggtactcactggcactctcTCAGCACCGACTGTGTGCTGGTGACCACAatgcacactgtgcacacattatctcactggatcaccacagcagtcctgggaagtcaGTATATCACTGCTTCacttgattagataaattgtttcatttCTATTTGTGCGTCATCCAAACTGACACAATTACTGAGCCACAAACttgggactgaaaaccacttgaaaactgaacactgcaacacctcgcagccaccctactctgactcatcacatcacctcctgccgagccttctaaatgtttccaagcattctacaagacaaaagtgatctatgaGAGCACCCACTCctctacttaaaatctgtcaatgacgatccactgcccttaggagaaagccgcACCaagcctgagcacagcccaacagCCCGGCATCTGCGTTCCCTGTGctgccgcgccgcctcacccaccacgcagctctacacgtgccgtgtccaggacagggatgctgactccacacaacccagggcttgtctcactcgaacaatgatcacattcttcagtggTCACCCACTTCATTGCtgactcagaaaaatgttttctc
It encodes the following:
- the LOC116278422 gene encoding trafficking protein particle complex subunit 9-like, producing MVLIRIAHSTLCDAAVVSPSYLFLVRMPVTLLEACMQAVLPCPHHLEAEPESSEFLQNVVYNHLRQRSEERIQQCSLLSELYELIGFHCKSAFFKRVVPVKLGARHPGAWREGLLPTPAADASWLQSVTGPAGLQQSL